TGATACAATAGCTCTTTGCGACGTTCTTTCTCATGTTGGTCAATCGAGCGAATAAAGAAATAAAATACTGATAGCAGCAAAATATAAATAACAACGTAGATGATGATGCTCAGCAGATACTCTATTGCAATATGGTCAAGCGATACGATGGATACCGCCCACACGTCGTAGCGCGATAAATATTTGACGGTATAGGATGAAGGTGTGGTTTGGTCAAATACATTGCCAGACACAGGCTTGATAGACCCTTTAAGTTGAGTCAGTGTTAAGTTATTAGCAGAGCTGATGCAACGCAATATACTAAGAAAGTGAACGGCGTCTAGAGGTTCTTCATAGTTAACTGGGTTAGTATCTGAGGCGATCATATATTGAATGAAGAAATCGCTTCTTATTAGCCCAATTTGATGATCTTCACCATTGTGCAACTCAATATCAAATAGAGTGGTGCCGTCAAGTTCAAGGCCTGCTGTCATTACGGCTATCACGTGGCCATCTTCATCTCTGATGGCTTTCCGGATAGGCAAAATTAACTGGTTGATGTCGGGCTTGTAATATGAACGACCGATGACCATGCTGTAGCTGGTGAGAGCTTTGCTAAAAGAATGCTTTGTTTTGGCTTGCTCGAGTAAATTCGGTTGCTGTTCTAGGTTAAGGTTAGAACTCACTAATTTAATGGTGCCATCAGGGTCGGCAAGGCCAAAGGCCGCAATATTTGAGTTGATAGACAATAGGCTGTTGAGCCAGTCTTGAGTTTCAGCTTGGTTTTTAAACGTATTACCAAATATGAGGCGTTCTGCCAGCATATCGAGAATCATTTCTTGATTATCTAACAGGGTTTGAGAACCGTTAGAAAAGAGTTGGACGGAGTTATACTGTTCTTCTAAATGGCTTTTTTCTACCTGATCAAATTGCAAATAGAGAATAAACGCAAATAAAAGTGAACTAGTCAGTACTAGAAACTTATAGAGCGTCCAAATATTCCGTTTAAGATTAGCCATTACTGCCTTGTATTTTGGATTCTTTTTAAAGCAAAAAAGCCGAAGATCATATCAAGAATGACTACAATGTCACGATAAAGATTTAACTTCGTATTTATTATGAGAGACTAATTCAATTCTATTGGCAGCTCAGCTCTTAAACCCCATTCAGACCATGACCCATCATAGACGCGAAGGTCTAGATTGGTTGATTCATGAGCGGCAAGTGCAAGTATTGAAGCGGTAACCCCTGAGCCACAGCTGAACATAATTTGTTGATGATTCGATGTTACAAATCTACTCATTATTTCATCAAGTTCATGTGCAGGTTTGAGTTGGTCGCCATTGAGTAACGAAGCAAAAGGCAGACTTTTCGATGTTGGTATGTGACCAGAGCGTAAACCCGCACGCGGCTCTGGGACTAAGCCAAAGAATCGAGCGTGAGATCGGGCATCGAGAATCAGAGTCTCCGGATCGTCAATGGCATGAATTACATCATTTGAATTGGCGTACCAACTCGGTCGATATGCAGCTTGAAAATTGCCTTTGGATGCAGCACCAGTTAAATTTGCTTGAGTACGATAACCTTGGT
This DNA window, taken from Vibrio tapetis subsp. tapetis, encodes the following:
- a CDS encoding sulfurtransferase yields the protein MMTSALVSAQWLSENIHRSDVVVLDASFAKMIPGAPQPASAGFIPTAIRFDYDSVVCDQSSSLPHMLPSPERFQTLVREMGINTDSTVVVYDDAGTYGSPRAWWMFRVMGFDNVFVLNGGIKSWINQGYRTQANLTGAASKGNFQAAYRPSWYANSNDVIHAIDDPETLILDARSHARFFGLVPEPRAGLRSGHIPTSKSLPFASLLNGDQLKPAHELDEIMSRFVTSNHQQIMFSCGSGVTASILALAAHESTNLDLRVYDGSWSEWGLRAELPIELN